Proteins from a single region of Gemmatimonadota bacterium:
- a CDS encoding NADH-quinone oxidoreductase subunit C, with amino-acid sequence MSAGDPAGTPAERAALGAAATVAALRERWGTAIERTALHSGQQVVQVAAARAHDILEWLQQDPAQAFDYLTDITAVEYRDPERPLEVVYQLRSLARRVDLRVKIALDPTARLEVATVTDLWKGAEWLEREAWDMFGVVFAGHGDLRRILMWETYSEGHPLRKSFPLRGHRSRAEQTLQALAANPEAHYSMEELSIADAYQELPADMQARLLTRTKEGAS; translated from the coding sequence ATGAGCGCAGGCGACCCCGCCGGCACCCCGGCGGAACGCGCCGCCCTGGGAGCCGCCGCGACGGTGGCTGCGCTTCGCGAGCGCTGGGGGACCGCGATCGAACGGACCGCCCTCCACTCGGGCCAGCAGGTGGTCCAGGTCGCCGCGGCCCGTGCCCACGACATCCTGGAATGGCTCCAGCAGGATCCCGCCCAGGCGTTCGACTACCTCACCGATATCACCGCCGTCGAATACCGCGATCCTGAACGGCCGCTCGAGGTCGTCTATCAGTTGCGGTCGCTGGCGCGTCGTGTCGATCTCCGCGTCAAGATCGCCCTCGACCCGACCGCTCGCCTCGAGGTCGCCACGGTGACGGATCTCTGGAAGGGCGCCGAGTGGCTGGAGCGTGAGGCGTGGGACATGTTCGGCGTCGTCTTCGCCGGCCACGGCGATCTCCGCCGCATCCTGATGTGGGAGACCTACTCCGAGGGGCATCCACTCCGGAAGTCCTTCCCGCTCCGCGGCCACCGGTCGCGGGCCGAACAGACGCTGCAGGCGCTCGCCGCGAATCCCGAGGCCCACTACTCGATGGAAGAGCTGTCCATTGCCGACGCCTACCAGGAACTCCCGGCCGACATGCAGGCGCGTCTGCTGACCCGGACCAAGGAGGGGGCGTCGTGA
- a CDS encoding NADH-quinone oxidoreductase subunit D — protein MSTPTIGADGKVRNIPLGVARRPSESVSDDFGAEHMLVNIGPQHPATHGVLRLVVELEGETVKRVIPHVGYLHSGFEKLGEYRQYNQIIPLTDRTDYLAPMANNVALAMAVEAMMGIEITERCRYLRVIACEMSRIISHLVWLGTTGIDLGAFTPFLWMFQQRELIYNLQEAWTGARLTTSVSRVGGMLADVPDGWEAGLREFVRNFPSVLREVDTMFTNNGIWCGRTQGVGVLGPEEAINYSLSGPMLRASGVDYDVRKDRPYLGYDEFDFDVPIGQYGDIYDRYRVRLEEMFQSTRILEQALDRIQPGPVNVADPRVILPPKSRAMGDMEAMIFHFKQVMEGIKVPAGEVYFGAENPKGELGYYFVSDGTAKPVRWRIRPPSFLNLAVLPRLCEGALLSDVIAINASVDIVMGEIDR, from the coding sequence ATGAGCACGCCGACGATCGGCGCCGACGGCAAGGTCCGCAACATCCCCCTCGGCGTGGCCCGCCGCCCGAGCGAGTCCGTCTCCGACGACTTCGGCGCCGAACACATGCTGGTCAACATCGGCCCGCAACACCCGGCGACACACGGCGTGCTTCGGCTTGTGGTCGAACTCGAAGGCGAGACGGTCAAGCGGGTGATCCCGCACGTCGGCTACCTCCACTCCGGCTTCGAGAAGCTCGGGGAGTACCGGCAGTACAACCAGATCATCCCGCTCACCGACCGCACCGACTATCTCGCCCCGATGGCCAACAACGTCGCCCTCGCGATGGCGGTCGAGGCGATGATGGGGATCGAGATCACCGAGCGCTGCCGGTACCTGCGCGTGATCGCCTGCGAGATGAGCCGGATCATCTCGCACCTCGTCTGGCTCGGCACCACCGGCATCGATCTCGGCGCCTTCACGCCATTCCTCTGGATGTTCCAGCAGCGCGAGCTGATCTACAACCTCCAGGAAGCGTGGACCGGCGCCCGGCTCACGACCTCCGTGTCGCGCGTCGGCGGGATGCTGGCCGATGTGCCGGATGGGTGGGAAGCGGGATTGCGCGAGTTCGTCCGCAACTTCCCGTCGGTGCTGCGCGAGGTGGACACGATGTTCACCAACAACGGCATCTGGTGCGGGCGGACGCAGGGCGTCGGCGTCCTCGGCCCGGAAGAGGCAATCAACTACTCGCTCTCCGGCCCGATGCTGCGGGCAAGCGGCGTCGACTACGATGTCCGCAAGGACCGCCCGTACCTCGGCTACGACGAGTTCGACTTTGACGTGCCGATCGGCCAGTACGGCGACATCTACGACCGCTATCGCGTCCGCCTCGAGGAAATGTTCCAGTCGACGCGCATCCTCGAACAGGCCCTTGACCGGATCCAGCCCGGCCCGGTGAACGTCGCCGATCCGCGCGTCATCCTGCCGCCAAAGTCGCGCGCGATGGGCGACATGGAAGCGATGATCTTCCACTTCAAGCAGGTGATGGAAGGAATCAAGGTGCCGGCTGGCGAGGTCTACTTCGGCGCCGAGAACCCCAAGGGTGAGCTGGGCTACTACTTCGTTTCCGACGGCACCGCGAAGCCGGTGCGGTGGCGCATCCGTCCGCCCTCGTTCCTCAACCTTGCCGTCCTGCCGCGCCTCTGCGAAGGAGCGCTGCTGTCCGACGTCATCGCGATCAACGCCAGCGTGGACATCGTGATGGGAGAGATTGACCGATGA
- a CDS encoding NADH-quinone oxidoreductase subunit I, whose amino-acid sequence MHRPDREVSYLRATLKGMVLTFKHMFQPRFTMQYPEQKSTDDWRLATRWRGTHRMLTDEQGRSKCVACGLCPQICPANCIKLVPGEDEAGNRYPLIYEIDEFRCVFCGYCQEVCPEEAIHVGVHYENAEYSRDRFVYDLERLSAQVHPVSSLWDPSDPRGE is encoded by the coding sequence ATGCATCGGCCGGACCGCGAGGTCTCGTACCTGCGGGCCACGCTCAAGGGGATGGTGCTGACGTTCAAGCACATGTTCCAGCCGCGCTTCACCATGCAGTACCCCGAACAGAAGAGCACGGACGACTGGCGCCTCGCCACGCGGTGGCGCGGGACCCACCGGATGCTCACCGATGAGCAGGGGCGATCCAAGTGCGTCGCCTGCGGCCTCTGCCCGCAGATCTGTCCGGCCAACTGCATCAAGCTGGTGCCGGGCGAGGATGAGGCAGGGAACCGCTACCCGCTGATCTACGAGATCGACGAGTTCCGGTGCGTCTTCTGCGGCTACTGCCAGGAAGTCTGCCCCGAAGAGGCGATCCATGTCGGCGTGCACTACGAGAACGCCGAATATTCGCGCGACCGCTTCGTCTACGATCTGGAGCGGCTCTCGGCGCAGGTCCATCCCGTCTCGTCGCTGTGGGATCCCTCCGATCCGCGAGGCGAGTGA
- the nuoF gene encoding NADH-quinone oxidoreductase subunit NuoF produces MGYPHPIHPKETPLLSTHFGDREARTYAGWVARGGYVALQQALTMTPEAIVDQVKASGLRGRGGAGFPTGLKWSFMPKDDGKVHYLCCNADESEPGTFKDREILRWTPHALIEGCAIGALAIRAETAYIFIRGEYTEPYHILQAAVDEAYAAGALGANAFGSGKRLEVIVHRGAGAYICGEETALMNAIEGRRGNPRIKPPFPAVAGLFGLPTTINNVETLAAVPHILTRGGAWYASLSLSSPKSTGTKLISVCGHVQRPGTYEITLGLPMQELIFDCCGGMLPGRTLKAVIPGGSSVPIMTPDEVAECATDYEGIAAKGSLLGSGGMIVMDDSTDMVYQIMRLARFYAHESCAQCTNCREGTAWTTRILERILRGEGKMSDLDLLMDLADNMTGKTICVLSDSCATPVVSGIRKFRHEFEAYITGAHAPSLAEV; encoded by the coding sequence ATGGGCTATCCCCATCCGATCCATCCGAAGGAAACGCCGCTGCTCTCGACCCATTTCGGGGATCGTGAGGCGCGCACCTACGCCGGCTGGGTGGCGCGCGGCGGGTACGTCGCGCTCCAGCAGGCGCTGACGATGACCCCCGAGGCCATCGTCGACCAGGTGAAGGCGTCGGGGTTGCGCGGGCGGGGCGGGGCCGGCTTCCCGACCGGCCTGAAGTGGTCGTTCATGCCGAAGGACGACGGCAAGGTGCACTACCTCTGCTGCAACGCCGATGAATCGGAGCCGGGCACCTTCAAGGATCGCGAGATCCTGCGGTGGACGCCGCATGCGTTGATCGAGGGCTGCGCGATCGGGGCGCTCGCCATCCGCGCCGAGACGGCCTACATCTTCATCCGCGGCGAGTACACCGAACCGTATCACATCCTGCAGGCCGCGGTCGACGAGGCCTATGCCGCCGGCGCCCTGGGCGCCAATGCCTTCGGCTCGGGGAAGCGGCTCGAGGTCATCGTCCATCGCGGGGCTGGCGCCTACATCTGCGGCGAGGAGACGGCGCTGATGAACGCCATCGAGGGGCGCCGCGGCAATCCGCGCATCAAGCCGCCCTTCCCGGCAGTCGCGGGCCTCTTCGGCCTGCCGACGACCATCAACAACGTCGAGACGCTCGCCGCGGTGCCGCACATCCTGACCCGCGGCGGCGCCTGGTATGCCTCGCTCTCGCTTTCCTCGCCGAAGAGCACCGGCACCAAGCTGATATCGGTGTGCGGACACGTGCAGCGGCCCGGGACCTACGAGATCACCCTTGGCCTCCCGATGCAGGAACTGATCTTCGACTGCTGCGGCGGCATGCTGCCGGGACGCACGCTCAAGGCGGTGATTCCCGGCGGGTCGTCGGTGCCGATCATGACACCCGACGAGGTGGCCGAGTGTGCCACCGACTATGAGGGGATCGCGGCGAAGGGCTCGCTCCTCGGCTCCGGCGGGATGATCGTGATGGACGACTCGACCGACATGGTCTACCAGATCATGCGGCTGGCCCGCTTCTACGCCCACGAGAGCTGTGCCCAGTGCACCAACTGTCGTGAGGGGACGGCGTGGACCACGCGCATTCTTGAACGGATCCTGCGCGGCGAGGGGAAGATGTCCGACCTCGACCTGCTCATGGACCTGGCTGACAACATGACGGGGAAGACCATCTGCGTCTTGAGCGATTCCTGCGCGACACCGGTGGTCAGCGGGATTCGCAAGTTCCGCCACGAATTCGAGGCCTACATCACTGGCGCGCACGCGCCGTCGCTCGCGGAGGTCTGA
- the nuoK gene encoding NADH-quinone oxidoreductase subunit NuoK: protein MLLGPSLALSAVLFALGVVGVLMRRNAIVVFMCVELMLNAVNLALVALAQVHGTSGQIMVFFVMTVAAAEAAVGLAIILAIFRHVQSVDLRQFNLLKG from the coding sequence ATGCTGCTCGGTCCTTCCCTCGCACTCTCGGCCGTCCTGTTCGCACTCGGCGTGGTGGGCGTGCTGATGCGCCGCAACGCCATCGTCGTCTTCATGTGCGTCGAGTTGATGCTCAACGCCGTGAACCTGGCGCTGGTGGCATTGGCGCAGGTGCACGGCACCAGCGGCCAGATCATGGTCTTCTTCGTGATGACGGTGGCGGCGGCCGAGGCGGCCGTCGGCCTGGCCATCATTCTCGCGATCTTCCGACATGTGCAGTCGGTCGATCTCCGGCAGTTCAACTTGCTCAAGGGCTGA
- a CDS encoding dCTP deaminase, translating into MSIKSDRWIRRMATEHGMIEPFTDGQVRAGGISYGVSSYGYDMRVANEFKIFTNALSAIVDPKHFDEKSFVEFTGDVCVVPPNSFALARSVEYFRIPRNVLTICVGKSTYARCGIITNVTPFEPEWEGHVTLEISNTTPLPARVYANEGICQVLFFEADADDVCETSYADKKGKYQAQRGVTLPRL; encoded by the coding sequence ATGTCCATCAAGTCGGACCGCTGGATCCGCCGCATGGCGACCGAACACGGCATGATCGAGCCCTTCACGGACGGGCAGGTCCGCGCCGGCGGCATCTCCTACGGCGTCTCGTCCTACGGCTACGACATGCGCGTTGCCAACGAGTTCAAGATCTTCACCAATGCCCTCTCGGCCATTGTCGACCCGAAGCACTTCGACGAGAAGAGCTTCGTGGAGTTCACCGGCGACGTCTGCGTCGTGCCGCCGAACTCCTTCGCGCTGGCCCGATCGGTGGAGTATTTCCGGATTCCGCGGAACGTGCTGACCATTTGCGTCGGCAAGTCGACCTACGCCCGATGCGGCATCATCACCAACGTGACGCCCTTCGAGCCGGAGTGGGAAGGCCACGTCACGCTGGAGATCAGCAACACGACGCCGCTCCCCGCCCGCGTCTACGCCAACGAGGGGATCTGCCAGGTGCTCTTCTTCGAGGCGGACGCGGACGATGTCTGCGAGACGAGCTACGCGGACAAGAAGGGGAAGTATCAGGCACAGCGTGGGGTGACGTTGCCGAGACTGTAG
- the nuoB gene encoding NADH-quinone oxidoreductase subunit NuoB yields the protein MGLTLPPPMGSDESLELTSPNWVTTRLDFLANWARSNSLWPMPFGTACCAIEYMATAASRYDISRFGMERQSFSPRQADVLICAGRLPFKLAPVIRRIWDQMPQPKWAISMGACASTGGIFDTYAMVQGIDTIIPVDVYVPGCPPRPEGLLYGILMLQKKIKQESMVDPMLRVEHLVQADGLFRRPDEINEVSEPFGNSVSQTRSG from the coding sequence ATGGGATTGACCCTGCCGCCGCCGATGGGCAGCGATGAGTCGCTGGAGTTGACCTCGCCCAACTGGGTCACGACCCGCCTCGACTTCCTCGCCAACTGGGCCCGCTCCAACTCGCTCTGGCCGATGCCGTTTGGCACGGCCTGCTGCGCGATCGAGTACATGGCCACCGCCGCCTCGCGCTACGACATCTCCCGCTTCGGGATGGAGCGCCAGAGCTTCTCCCCTCGGCAGGCCGATGTCCTGATCTGCGCCGGACGCCTCCCGTTCAAGCTGGCGCCCGTCATTCGCCGGATCTGGGACCAGATGCCCCAGCCGAAGTGGGCCATCTCGATGGGCGCCTGCGCCTCGACTGGCGGCATCTTCGACACCTACGCGATGGTGCAGGGGATCGACACGATCATTCCGGTCGACGTCTACGTTCCCGGCTGCCCACCGCGACCGGAAGGGCTGCTGTACGGCATCCTGATGCTCCAGAAGAAGATCAAGCAGGAGTCGATGGTCGACCCGATGCTCCGCGTGGAGCACCTGGTCCAGGCCGACGGCCTCTTCCGCCGCCCCGACGAGATCAACGAGGTCTCGGAGCCGTTCGGCAATTCGGTCAGCCAGACGAGGTCGGGATGA
- a CDS encoding (2Fe-2S)-binding protein produces the protein MTIEMVSVTIEGVQVTVPKGTSIIEAAKQAGVLVPHYCYHPSLPSPAVCRMCLVEIEKFPKLVPSCVTPIADGQVIHVHSPAAKKAREGVLEFLLINHPLDCPVCDQAGECELQDFVFQEGQAASRYGDYPKRYNPVEDFGPDILYVANRCILCTRCVRFMSNVAGEKVLNVSERGDRAYIGIDPSALLDHDWAGNVVDLCPVGSLVSKDFLHKARAWDLDKTASICPGCTQGCNIMVDTRDDAVVRLRPRANLEVNRHFICDTGRRDYRWMNRGDRVEAPMAHDGTRHHATDWPSALEGLAALVRNVEGPVVLLAGGRASVESLGAALQLLGGHRVTAAMKVPLGPEAPIGTIPNLALRAERAANLGGAELLGIGRDFAGAVAAATSAALVVVLDVELDDAEAASVASGGAVVHLATVADPRLGPAALVLPITAMVEEQGVYVNRDGRAQRFLPARPAPGMAWPAWRVCWEAWALNAPEREAPATASDAFGALAPFAGMTHRDLGLTGRVVTGAGVTA, from the coding sequence ATGACCATCGAGATGGTGTCGGTCACGATCGAAGGCGTGCAGGTGACGGTGCCCAAGGGCACCTCCATCATCGAGGCTGCCAAGCAGGCCGGCGTCCTGGTCCCGCACTACTGCTACCATCCCTCGCTGCCGTCGCCGGCCGTCTGTCGGATGTGCCTGGTCGAGATCGAGAAGTTCCCGAAGCTGGTGCCGTCCTGCGTGACGCCGATCGCCGATGGCCAGGTGATCCACGTCCACTCACCGGCGGCGAAGAAGGCGCGCGAGGGAGTGTTGGAGTTCCTGCTGATCAACCACCCGCTCGATTGCCCGGTCTGCGACCAGGCAGGTGAGTGCGAGCTGCAGGACTTCGTCTTCCAGGAAGGGCAGGCCGCCTCGCGCTATGGTGACTACCCGAAGCGCTACAATCCGGTCGAGGATTTCGGTCCCGACATCCTCTACGTCGCCAACCGCTGCATCCTCTGCACCCGTTGCGTCCGCTTCATGAGCAACGTCGCCGGCGAGAAGGTGCTGAACGTCTCCGAGCGGGGCGACCGGGCCTATATCGGCATCGATCCGAGCGCGCTGCTCGATCATGATTGGGCCGGCAACGTGGTCGACCTCTGCCCGGTCGGCTCGCTCGTCTCGAAGGACTTTCTGCACAAGGCCCGCGCCTGGGACCTCGACAAGACGGCGTCGATCTGCCCCGGCTGCACGCAGGGATGCAACATCATGGTCGACACCCGTGACGACGCGGTGGTGCGCTTGCGCCCCCGCGCCAATCTCGAGGTCAATCGCCACTTCATCTGTGACACCGGCCGCAGGGACTATCGCTGGATGAACCGTGGGGATCGGGTCGAGGCGCCGATGGCGCACGACGGCACCCGCCACCACGCCACCGACTGGCCGAGTGCCCTGGAAGGACTCGCCGCGCTGGTGCGGAACGTCGAAGGGCCCGTGGTGCTGCTCGCCGGTGGCCGCGCGTCGGTGGAATCGTTGGGGGCGGCGCTTCAGTTGCTGGGCGGGCACCGGGTCACCGCCGCCATGAAGGTGCCCCTCGGCCCTGAAGCGCCGATCGGGACCATTCCGAATCTGGCGCTCCGCGCCGAACGCGCCGCCAATCTTGGCGGTGCCGAACTGCTCGGCATCGGTCGTGACTTCGCCGGAGCGGTGGCGGCGGCAACCAGTGCGGCGCTGGTGGTCGTGCTGGATGTTGAACTGGATGACGCCGAGGCGGCGTCGGTCGCGTCGGGTGGCGCAGTCGTGCACCTCGCCACCGTGGCCGACCCACGCCTGGGCCCTGCCGCGCTGGTCCTGCCGATCACCGCGATGGTCGAGGAGCAGGGTGTCTACGTGAATCGCGATGGTCGTGCCCAGCGCTTCCTCCCGGCGCGTCCGGCACCCGGGATGGCCTGGCCGGCGTGGCGTGTCTGCTGGGAGGCCTGGGCGCTCAACGCGCCTGAGCGCGAAGCCCCGGCCACCGCGTCCGATGCGTTCGGCGCGCTGGCACCCTTCGCCGGGATGACGCACCGCGACCTGGGCCTCACCGGCCGCGTGGTCACGGGCGCGGGGGTGACGGCATGA
- a CDS encoding NAD(P)H-dependent oxidoreductase subunit E produces the protein MTGHSTEPYQPVFTGETKARLEALATKYPNRQALLLPSLWMVQEARGWVAPEAIHEIAGELGITPAYIRGVVSFYTMYHLHPVGKYFIQVCTTSPCNICGAEGVLEAFLEHTGCGELGATSPDGRFTVAEAECLGACAFNTPVLINDDFIESVTRESIPALLARYP, from the coding sequence ATGACCGGCCACTCCACCGAGCCGTATCAGCCAGTGTTCACCGGCGAGACCAAGGCCCGCCTCGAGGCGCTCGCGACCAAGTATCCCAATCGCCAGGCCCTGTTGCTACCCTCGCTCTGGATGGTCCAGGAGGCGCGGGGGTGGGTCGCCCCGGAAGCGATCCACGAGATCGCCGGAGAACTCGGGATCACGCCGGCCTACATCCGCGGCGTCGTCTCGTTCTACACCATGTACCACCTGCACCCGGTGGGGAAGTACTTCATCCAGGTCTGCACCACGTCGCCGTGCAACATCTGCGGCGCGGAGGGCGTCCTCGAGGCGTTCCTCGAACACACGGGCTGCGGCGAACTTGGCGCCACGTCGCCGGATGGACGCTTCACCGTGGCCGAGGCGGAATGCCTTGGTGCCTGCGCCTTCAACACGCCGGTCTTGATCAACGACGACTTCATCGAGTCGGTGACGCGCGAGAGCATTCCGGCCCTCCTCGCCAGGTATCCCTGA
- a CDS encoding NADH-quinone oxidoreductase subunit J, whose translation MNAVTLVFWIFASWAVASALLCITRTNAVASALWLVSTMFALAGIYVLLNAEFIAAIQVLVYAGAVMVLFLFVIMLLNIEPVPREWKRWPAWLVAGGIASFMGAELVRLRAYSPERLAREFSTMPDSMAVPAYVFPSAAQAMPDPRGVVGRIAEPLFQGYLIPFEITSVLLLAAVIGAVVLAKKRL comes from the coding sequence ATGAACGCCGTCACGCTCGTCTTCTGGATCTTCGCCTCCTGGGCCGTGGCATCGGCCCTCCTCTGCATCACGCGGACCAACGCGGTCGCGTCGGCACTCTGGCTGGTCTCGACGATGTTTGCGCTCGCGGGGATCTACGTCCTGCTGAACGCGGAATTCATCGCGGCGATCCAGGTGCTGGTCTACGCCGGCGCGGTGATGGTGCTCTTCCTCTTCGTGATCATGCTGCTCAACATCGAGCCGGTCCCGCGCGAGTGGAAGCGGTGGCCGGCCTGGCTGGTGGCCGGCGGGATCGCGTCGTTCATGGGTGCCGAACTCGTTCGACTCAGGGCCTACTCGCCGGAACGGCTGGCGCGCGAGTTCTCCACGATGCCCGATTCGATGGCGGTCCCCGCCTACGTCTTCCCCTCCGCGGCCCAGGCGATGCCGGATCCGCGCGGGGTGGTCGGCCGGATCGCGGAGCCGCTCTTCCAGGGGTACCTGATTCCGTTCGAGATCACCTCGGTGCTGTTGCTGGCGGCCGTCATCGGCGCCGTCGTCCTCGCGAAGAAGAGGCTCTGA
- the nuoH gene encoding NADH-quinone oxidoreductase subunit NuoH, whose protein sequence is MSPDMKGFLLVSVIRLLVIFTVLLVGVALMTLMERKVAGWMQNRPGPNRVGPFGILQPAADGLKNFIKEETRPAGASGALFMLAPAFSFIPALMLLAVIPLAAPLPLHFDITLPLIGRATFDGPMTISIADLPVGFLFVLAISSLGVYGVALAGWSSNSKYSLLGGLRASAQMISYEVAMGLSLIPLLLLTGNVSFSEIIAKQQAGLWFVGPLFISFFVFLIAGFAETNRLPFDLPEAESELVTGYHTEYSAMKFSMFMIAEFAHIVTISAMLTTLFFGGWDIPFTTWDQQGGLAQTLVTHLFFFGKMFFWIFFVMWIRWTLPRFRYDQLMSLGWKVLLPLALAYILVTAGAIWGLDRGLGWTTPRAQAFGLLGLNVVLGWLLIFVLDRGRVVRGVSTPMRPVRLAARTTGEE, encoded by the coding sequence ATGAGTCCCGACATGAAGGGATTCCTGCTGGTTTCCGTCATCAGGTTGCTCGTCATCTTCACGGTGTTGCTGGTGGGCGTCGCGCTGATGACGTTGATGGAGCGGAAGGTGGCAGGGTGGATGCAGAACCGGCCGGGCCCGAACCGGGTGGGGCCCTTCGGCATCCTGCAGCCCGCGGCCGACGGCCTCAAGAACTTCATCAAGGAAGAGACCCGTCCGGCGGGCGCCAGCGGGGCGCTCTTCATGTTGGCGCCGGCCTTCTCCTTCATTCCGGCACTGATGCTGTTGGCGGTGATTCCGCTGGCCGCGCCGTTGCCGCTCCACTTCGACATCACCCTGCCGCTGATCGGCCGTGCCACCTTCGACGGTCCGATGACGATCTCGATCGCCGACCTGCCGGTGGGTTTCCTCTTCGTACTCGCCATCTCCTCTCTCGGCGTCTACGGCGTGGCGCTGGCCGGCTGGTCGTCGAACAGCAAGTACTCGCTCCTTGGCGGCTTGCGCGCGTCGGCGCAGATGATCTCCTACGAAGTCGCGATGGGGCTCTCGCTCATTCCGCTGCTGCTGCTGACCGGCAACGTCTCCTTCAGCGAGATCATCGCCAAGCAGCAGGCGGGACTCTGGTTCGTCGGCCCGCTCTTCATCTCGTTCTTCGTCTTCCTCATCGCCGGCTTCGCCGAGACCAACCGCCTGCCGTTCGACCTGCCCGAGGCCGAGTCGGAGCTGGTGACCGGGTACCACACCGAGTACTCGGCGATGAAGTTCTCGATGTTCATGATCGCCGAGTTCGCCCACATCGTGACGATTTCGGCGATGCTGACCACGCTCTTCTTCGGCGGCTGGGACATCCCGTTCACGACCTGGGACCAGCAGGGCGGCCTCGCCCAGACGCTGGTGACCCATCTCTTCTTCTTCGGCAAGATGTTCTTCTGGATCTTCTTCGTGATGTGGATCCGCTGGACGCTGCCGCGCTTCCGCTACGACCAGCTGATGTCGCTGGGCTGGAAGGTCCTGCTGCCGCTGGCGCTCGCCTACATCCTGGTGACGGCCGGGGCGATCTGGGGCCTGGACCGCGGGCTCGGCTGGACCACGCCGCGGGCGCAGGCGTTCGGGTTGCTCGGGTTGAACGTGGTCCTGGGGTGGCTGTTGATCTTCGTGCTGGATCGTGGCCGGGTCGTGCGGGGTGTGAGCACCCCGATGCGGCCGGTCCGACTGGCCGCGCGCACCACCGGGGAGGAGTAA
- a CDS encoding NADH-quinone oxidoreductase subunit A, giving the protein MLLLFVAANAALIIGLSHFLSSSRPTAVKLAAYESGMPVLGDARERFSVKFYLIAMLFIVFDIETVFMVPWAVAFQQFRELGGVLFIEMLTFVLILAVGYVYIWKRGALQWD; this is encoded by the coding sequence ATGCTGCTCCTCTTCGTGGCGGCCAACGCCGCCCTGATCATTGGCCTCTCGCACTTCCTCTCCTCGTCCCGTCCCACCGCCGTCAAGCTCGCTGCCTACGAATCCGGGATGCCCGTCCTCGGCGATGCCCGCGAGCGCTTCTCGGTCAAGTTCTACCTGATCGCCATGCTGTTCATCGTCTTCGACATCGAGACCGTGTTCATGGTGCCGTGGGCCGTGGCGTTTCAGCAGTTCCGGGAGCTGGGCGGGGTGCTCTTCATCGAAATGCTGACCTTCGTGCTCATCCTGGCGGTCGGCTATGTCTACATCTGGAAGCGGGGAGCGCTGCAATGGGATTGA